The following proteins come from a genomic window of Myroides odoratus DSM 2801:
- a CDS encoding DUF5689 domain-containing protein, with translation MLQKTIITLSFTALLLLGCAKNDNFSLPTLDCVTPTFEPNTTLEQLKLQADATIQQYPSQTNDILTGVVISSDQGGNFYNKLHLVDEITQVPAVLNLEMGASFTAFPPGTKIAIALRGLYYSYAFDKLNIGGGIYTSSAGKKYIGSLAKNAINTTIQKYCEPLNLDAYTTKLSLATLKQEIETYTGRLVLLENVQFDRKLVGKTLYDPKEVDAQGYTLRKIVDQKGNSLYIRTGKLTKDFADYVIPAQSGTIIGIADVFSKQIQFYPRVLEDFNFDQSPFEAGTTDSEDTEEEEDVEEPVHIVVEPGQSLVFPGADFENWEQFLGVLKRPGLKFATQAIEEGWNNSTGLAFRGSPTKTENAFTITQVQVPSNATAISFLLKGTANAKSLSIYLYQADGAYVAFNLEHLTTSKIVQPTSFTNQQGNVNKYKGIIDTQGEWIKIILPLQDVRYNTTGEGDFLTFRFGGKTATIPSDYNLILDEIRFEEEPLSE, from the coding sequence ATGCTACAAAAAACAATAATTACACTCAGTTTCACAGCCTTACTGTTGCTTGGCTGTGCTAAAAACGACAACTTTTCACTTCCTACTCTAGATTGTGTTACTCCAACCTTTGAGCCTAATACGACTCTTGAGCAGTTGAAATTGCAAGCAGACGCAACCATTCAACAGTATCCTAGTCAGACTAATGACATCTTGACTGGAGTTGTCATTTCCAGCGATCAAGGCGGAAATTTCTACAACAAATTACACCTTGTTGATGAAATTACACAAGTACCCGCAGTCCTCAATTTAGAAATGGGAGCTTCTTTTACCGCCTTTCCACCTGGTACAAAAATCGCCATCGCTTTACGTGGACTCTATTACAGCTATGCTTTTGATAAACTCAATATTGGCGGTGGAATCTACACTTCTTCTGCGGGTAAAAAATACATTGGTAGCCTTGCTAAAAATGCCATCAACACGACCATTCAAAAGTACTGCGAGCCCTTAAATCTCGATGCTTATACTACGAAACTCTCCTTAGCTACCTTAAAGCAAGAAATAGAAACCTATACGGGTCGCTTGGTTTTACTCGAAAATGTACAATTTGATCGCAAGTTGGTTGGCAAAACACTATACGACCCTAAGGAAGTTGATGCACAAGGCTATACGTTGCGCAAAATTGTAGATCAAAAAGGGAATAGCCTTTATATTCGCACAGGAAAATTAACGAAGGACTTTGCGGATTACGTTATTCCTGCGCAAAGTGGTACTATTATTGGAATTGCAGATGTATTCAGTAAGCAAATTCAATTTTATCCTCGGGTATTGGAGGATTTCAACTTTGATCAATCCCCTTTTGAAGCGGGAACGACAGATTCGGAAGATACAGAAGAGGAGGAAGATGTAGAAGAACCCGTACACATCGTCGTTGAACCGGGGCAATCGTTGGTCTTTCCTGGTGCAGACTTTGAAAATTGGGAACAGTTTCTTGGAGTACTCAAGCGCCCTGGGTTAAAATTCGCTACGCAAGCTATAGAGGAAGGGTGGAACAACTCAACGGGATTAGCCTTTCGAGGTTCCCCTACAAAAACAGAAAATGCCTTTACGATAACACAGGTTCAGGTGCCCTCAAATGCAACAGCTATTTCTTTCTTGCTCAAAGGAACAGCCAATGCGAAATCCTTGTCTATTTATCTCTATCAAGCGGATGGTGCTTATGTTGCATTTAATTTGGAACATCTCACAACCAGTAAAATAGTACAGCCTACCTCATTTACCAACCAACAGGGCAATGTCAATAAGTATAAAGGCATTATTGACACACAGGGTGAATGGATTAAAATCATCTTACCGTTACAAGACGTTAGGTACAACACAACGGGAGAAGGAGATTTTCTCACGTTTCGCTTTGGAGGCAAAACAGCGACAATACCCAGTGATTACAACCTAATCCTGGACGAAATTCGCTTTGAAGAAGAGCCCCTTTCAGAATAA
- a CDS encoding carboxypeptidase-like regulatory domain-containing protein yields MRKLLFVLLGVVSTFTYAQSNHEIRGKVLDAKSQTPINAVVARVVGSNISTLTNGEGIFVLENNQMGNQIVVISYPGFISKQFPIDAQAGQSLDLGDIFIEEDLVTQAQIGFITLTENDLSDDNSGSDTSSGLLQATKDPFQQVAAFNWGQAFFRVRGLDNEYGKTLINGIEMNRMLDGRPQFSNWGGLNDVMRNQEFSSGSTPSDYTFGSILGTQAISTRASHIRKGSRATFTGTNTNYNWRPTFTHSSGMNKNGWAYVFSGSYRGAKEGYWEGSNYHAASLFAAVEKKFNDNHSLNFSAIYAKNKRGKNAPITQEQADIKDFKYNSYWGYQEGDKRNSRYKDVEQPIFMLTHYWNINEKSSLTTTASYQFGHIADSRFGYQNNQNPDPTYYKNLPSYYLTQINPRYWAMSPAEFDDIDDNDPFKKATLSYLGQADQNREAFRQGGQVDWNSIYQLNTGNDKGSQVVLYEDRQQENIFSFNSTFRTKLNANTTLDAGVNYRKLHSNNYQKLTDLLGGTFFRDIDTYQKPGLQDKDINRPNRLVKEGDRFGYNYKLTADVINVFTQVVFDYDFFDFYLAQNIGYTSYQREGLYKNPVYMNDSYGKSDNKSFNNFGFKGGATFHITGKHALDFNIAYISQAPSIKSTFANIRVNNYLVPNLDNEDIFSVDGSYILRTPQIKARVTGYLSESKNGTKINYYYGDGVGLVDEEGALYNNGGSFVSEMITGINKRQLGLEIGAEYQITQTVKATAAAALGQAFYTNNPNVYLSSDNLARTFDYGETSLKKYKLSNGPQTALSFGLEYRDPKFWFIGANINYLADAYTDVSAIRRTQNFVIDNSNAGHPFEDLSDETLRRVLKQEKLNDFTLVNITGGKSWRMPDRSIIGFFASINNVFDKEYKTGGFEQARNSNYKQEVQRNSGPYNLFGNKYFYGYGRNFSVNVYYNF; encoded by the coding sequence ATGAGGAAACTTTTATTTGTTTTGCTTGGTGTAGTATCGACATTTACGTATGCACAAAGCAATCACGAGATTAGAGGAAAAGTACTCGATGCCAAATCTCAAACCCCTATCAATGCTGTAGTGGCACGAGTAGTTGGCTCAAACATTTCTACTCTAACCAATGGTGAAGGAATCTTTGTTCTTGAAAACAATCAGATGGGCAACCAAATTGTTGTGATATCCTATCCAGGATTTATTAGCAAACAGTTTCCCATAGACGCTCAAGCGGGTCAGTCCCTTGATTTAGGCGACATTTTCATTGAAGAAGATTTGGTGACGCAAGCCCAAATAGGCTTTATCACCCTGACTGAAAATGATCTTAGCGATGACAACTCCGGTTCGGATACATCTTCGGGATTATTACAAGCAACGAAAGACCCATTCCAACAGGTTGCAGCATTCAACTGGGGACAAGCTTTCTTTCGAGTACGGGGACTTGACAACGAATACGGCAAGACGTTAATCAACGGAATTGAGATGAACAGAATGTTAGATGGTCGTCCACAATTCAGCAACTGGGGAGGATTAAATGACGTGATGCGCAATCAGGAGTTTTCTTCTGGTTCCACTCCTTCCGATTATACGTTTGGTAGTATTTTAGGAACACAAGCAATCTCTACCCGGGCTTCTCATATTCGAAAAGGGTCACGAGCTACTTTCACCGGAACGAATACGAATTATAACTGGCGCCCAACCTTCACGCATTCTTCTGGGATGAATAAAAATGGATGGGCTTATGTTTTCTCTGGTTCTTATCGAGGTGCTAAAGAAGGTTATTGGGAAGGAAGTAATTACCATGCAGCTTCTTTATTTGCCGCAGTAGAAAAGAAATTCAACGACAACCATAGCTTAAATTTTTCTGCTATATATGCGAAAAATAAAAGAGGGAAAAATGCTCCTATTACCCAAGAACAAGCCGATATCAAAGACTTTAAATACAATTCGTATTGGGGATATCAAGAAGGAGATAAACGAAATTCGCGCTACAAAGACGTGGAGCAACCTATTTTCATGTTAACCCACTATTGGAATATCAATGAGAAAAGCAGCTTAACTACCACTGCTTCTTACCAATTCGGGCATATTGCGGATAGTCGTTTTGGTTATCAGAACAATCAAAATCCCGATCCGACGTATTACAAAAACTTACCGAGTTACTATTTAACGCAGATTAATCCGCGTTATTGGGCAATGTCCCCAGCGGAATTCGACGATATAGATGACAATGATCCCTTTAAAAAGGCGACTCTTTCTTATTTGGGGCAAGCGGATCAAAATAGAGAAGCTTTCCGTCAAGGAGGGCAAGTAGATTGGAATTCTATTTATCAACTTAATACAGGAAATGATAAAGGAAGTCAAGTTGTCCTATATGAAGATAGACAACAAGAAAATATCTTTTCATTTAATTCGACATTTCGCACGAAGCTCAATGCAAATACAACCTTAGATGCGGGTGTCAATTACCGCAAATTACACTCCAATAACTACCAAAAATTAACCGATTTATTAGGCGGAACCTTCTTTAGGGACATCGATACGTACCAAAAACCAGGGCTCCAAGATAAAGACATCAATCGTCCGAATCGTCTAGTGAAAGAAGGTGATCGTTTTGGTTACAACTACAAGCTTACGGCTGATGTAATTAACGTATTCACGCAAGTGGTCTTTGATTATGATTTCTTTGATTTTTACTTGGCGCAAAACATAGGGTATACCTCATATCAAAGAGAAGGGTTATATAAAAACCCTGTTTACATGAATGATTCTTATGGAAAAAGTGACAACAAAAGCTTTAATAATTTTGGATTTAAAGGAGGTGCAACCTTTCATATAACAGGTAAACATGCGCTTGATTTCAACATTGCTTACATCAGTCAGGCTCCATCCATTAAAAGTACTTTTGCCAATATCCGAGTGAATAATTACCTTGTTCCCAATTTGGATAATGAGGATATTTTTAGCGTAGATGGGAGTTATATTTTGCGAACACCACAAATAAAAGCTAGAGTAACGGGATATTTATCAGAAAGTAAAAATGGAACCAAAATCAACTATTACTATGGAGATGGTGTAGGATTAGTAGATGAAGAAGGCGCCTTATACAACAATGGAGGATCGTTTGTATCCGAAATGATAACAGGCATCAACAAAAGACAATTAGGATTGGAAATCGGTGCGGAATATCAAATTACACAAACTGTAAAAGCGACTGCAGCAGCAGCCTTAGGACAGGCATTCTACACCAATAATCCCAACGTTTACCTATCCTCTGATAATCTCGCTAGAACATTTGATTATGGAGAAACAAGTCTTAAAAAATACAAACTTTCCAACGGACCTCAAACGGCCTTATCCTTTGGATTAGAATACCGAGATCCTAAATTCTGGTTCATCGGAGCAAACATCAACTATTTAGCAGATGCTTATACTGATGTATCTGCTATTAGAAGAACGCAAAACTTTGTTATTGATAATAGCAATGCAGGGCATCCTTTCGAAGATTTATCAGATGAAACGCTACGCAGAGTCTTAAAGCAAGAAAAACTAAATGATTTTACCCTTGTGAATATCACAGGAGGAAAATCTTGGCGTATGCCTGATCGATCGATTATTGGATTCTTTGCTTCCATCAATAATGTCTTTGATAAAGAATATAAAACAGGAGGATTTGAACAAGCAAGAAACTCCAATTATAAGCAAGAAGTACAACGCAATAGCGGTCCCTACAACCTATTTGGCAACAAGTATTTCTATGGGTATGGCCGTAACTTCTCAGTCAACGTTTACTACAACTTCTAA
- a CDS encoding endonuclease/exonuclease/phosphatase family protein yields the protein MKIMVKKLILLIFLVGLGINLHAQEKKFQIHTITFYNVENLFDTIRDPKIYDEEWTPDGAQAWTKKKYEKKIDNLTRVMSQIGTDENPKMPTIIGVAEVENRGVLEDLIHAPAMQAGTYDIVHYDSPDKRGIDVGFLYNTTHFVPTHTSKHTLYIYDQLKGKKEDPASQKRIYTRDQLLVTGLLDGEEVHFIVNHWPSRVGGEKASSPNREAAAALNMKIIDSLQTINPQAKIITMGDMNDGPYNKSIKKVLKAEGERKNVQPQGLFNPMEKMAKDGLGTLAYRDAWDIFDQMLLTEAYLQDGYESWKYWKARIFKKPFMVQETGQYKGYPLRNSHNEPGFSDHFPVYIYLIKEQ from the coding sequence ATGAAGATTATGGTAAAAAAACTGATTTTATTGATATTTCTAGTAGGACTGGGTATAAACCTTCATGCACAAGAAAAAAAGTTTCAAATTCACACCATCACATTTTACAATGTGGAGAATTTGTTTGATACCATTCGCGATCCTAAAATTTACGATGAAGAGTGGACTCCTGATGGGGCTCAGGCATGGACCAAGAAGAAATACGAAAAGAAAATTGATAATCTGACGCGCGTTATGTCCCAGATTGGCACGGATGAAAATCCAAAAATGCCAACTATTATTGGTGTTGCTGAAGTTGAAAATAGAGGCGTATTAGAAGATTTAATTCACGCACCAGCTATGCAAGCGGGCACGTATGATATTGTACACTATGATTCGCCAGATAAACGCGGTATTGATGTAGGGTTTTTATATAATACCACGCACTTTGTGCCGACGCATACCTCTAAACATACGTTGTATATTTATGACCAACTGAAAGGAAAAAAAGAGGATCCTGCGTCTCAAAAGCGTATTTATACGCGTGATCAATTGTTAGTAACGGGATTATTAGATGGAGAAGAAGTACATTTTATCGTTAATCACTGGCCTTCAAGAGTAGGAGGTGAAAAAGCAAGTAGTCCCAATCGCGAGGCTGCCGCAGCGCTCAATATGAAAATTATCGATTCTTTGCAGACCATCAACCCCCAAGCTAAAATTATTACAATGGGCGATATGAATGACGGCCCTTACAATAAGAGTATTAAAAAAGTATTGAAAGCAGAGGGAGAGCGCAAAAATGTTCAACCTCAAGGTTTATTTAATCCCATGGAAAAAATGGCAAAAGATGGTTTAGGAACTTTAGCTTACCGCGATGCTTGGGATATTTTTGATCAAATGTTACTAACAGAAGCCTATTTGCAAGATGGATATGAGTCTTGGAAGTATTGGAAAGCTAGAATATTTAAAAAACCATTTATGGTACAAGAAACAGGGCAATACAAAGGATACCCTTTGAGAAATAGTCACAATGAACCTGGATTTAGTGATCACTTTCCTGTTTATATTTATTTAATTAAGGAACAATAA
- a CDS encoding DUF5689 domain-containing protein encodes MKTILKSIFFTVLTALFVSSCAKNDDFSVPSLKCEEPQVTITKTIDDLYSTIKGNAISPYMGDSKDILRGVVVSSNKGGNFHNKLHVLDEKTQSLLLVNLDKSDSYAAYPPGTIIYVKLGGLYLQNNDSIINIGGGINGQYISNISKNAVNAYIGKYCTKAKIEDYTIKLTVAELLKDKGKYKGKLVTVTDVQFDPSLVGKKLYDAKEVDPQGQTLRAVVDNKDNTFNIRTSTYANDFHSYEIPAKSGNITGIYDIFNKNVQFYPRVIEDLDLTKDPLIPDDGGPVEPGKFLAFPGADFEKWDDFLRVIFNNQLSDPTGQKAEGQGWKNSTGLAIKGSREQNGYLFSVQGVKMPKDATKLSFLMKGTSERSLSINIHRANGINYKAYNLENVTRSKVVVADETPMDNNPDNTTNKYNGKIDTQGKWVKITLDLTSFNGAYHTEGTRTFISFKNGNKANYDLVIDEIRFEDGTPVEDDGGPVDPVDPEPTEADMLTNFNNWDEFTSKLSTHGLKSYATQAPGEGRNGKAAMKLSGTTTANDFVFTINGKQVPEGKTKLVLWVKGTSDKKSLSFNVNKPAGGYDPFNAGIIASTNLDIAKATANQYNGTIDTGGQWVKLTLDLSDTAYNSTGSGDVFSLKTGSGSTYELLIDSIYFQ; translated from the coding sequence ATGAAAACAATTTTAAAATCCATATTTTTCACTGTACTTACGGCGCTATTCGTGTCGAGCTGTGCAAAGAATGATGACTTTTCGGTTCCTTCTCTAAAATGTGAGGAGCCTCAAGTTACGATAACGAAAACCATCGACGATCTTTATTCAACGATAAAAGGAAATGCTATTAGCCCTTATATGGGAGATTCCAAAGACATTCTTCGAGGAGTTGTCGTTTCTAGTAATAAAGGAGGGAATTTCCACAATAAGTTACATGTACTAGATGAGAAAACACAATCGTTGCTTCTTGTCAACTTAGACAAATCAGATAGCTATGCGGCCTATCCTCCAGGAACAATTATTTATGTAAAATTGGGTGGATTATATCTCCAAAACAATGACAGTATCATCAATATAGGAGGAGGTATTAACGGTCAATACATCAGCAATATTTCCAAAAATGCTGTAAATGCTTATATTGGTAAATACTGTACCAAAGCCAAAATAGAAGACTATACTATCAAACTAACGGTAGCCGAATTACTAAAAGACAAAGGAAAATACAAAGGAAAATTAGTTACCGTAACAGATGTACAATTCGACCCTTCCTTAGTTGGAAAAAAATTATATGACGCTAAAGAAGTTGATCCGCAAGGGCAAACCTTAAGAGCGGTAGTAGACAATAAGGATAATACTTTTAATATCAGAACTAGCACCTATGCAAATGATTTTCATTCTTATGAAATTCCAGCAAAAAGTGGTAACATCACAGGAATCTATGATATTTTCAATAAAAATGTTCAGTTTTATCCACGTGTCATTGAAGATCTTGACTTAACGAAAGACCCTCTTATACCAGACGACGGTGGGCCAGTTGAACCAGGTAAATTCTTAGCTTTCCCTGGCGCTGATTTCGAAAAATGGGATGATTTCCTTCGTGTAATTTTTAACAACCAATTGAGCGACCCTACAGGGCAAAAAGCAGAAGGTCAAGGTTGGAAAAACTCAACAGGTTTAGCCATTAAAGGAAGTAGAGAACAAAATGGTTATCTTTTCTCCGTACAAGGAGTAAAAATGCCGAAAGATGCAACGAAACTTTCTTTCCTTATGAAGGGAACTTCAGAACGATCTTTATCCATCAACATTCACAGAGCTAATGGTATCAACTATAAAGCGTACAACCTAGAAAATGTAACACGCAGTAAGGTAGTAGTAGCCGATGAAACACCGATGGATAATAATCCAGACAATACAACCAATAAATACAATGGTAAAATTGACACGCAAGGTAAATGGGTAAAAATCACCTTGGATTTAACCTCTTTCAACGGGGCATACCATACGGAAGGAACGAGAACGTTTATCAGCTTCAAAAATGGAAACAAAGCCAATTATGACTTAGTCATCGATGAAATCCGATTTGAAGATGGAACACCTGTTGAAGATGATGGCGGTCCTGTTGACCCAGTAGACCCAGAGCCAACGGAAGCGGATATGTTGACTAACTTCAACAACTGGGATGAATTTACCAGTAAATTGAGTACACATGGTCTGAAATCGTATGCTACACAAGCACCCGGAGAAGGGCGAAATGGCAAAGCGGCGATGAAACTATCAGGAACTACAACGGCCAATGACTTCGTATTTACCATCAATGGAAAACAAGTTCCAGAAGGAAAAACGAAATTAGTACTTTGGGTAAAAGGAACCTCTGATAAAAAATCGCTTTCATTCAACGTAAATAAACCTGCGGGTGGATATGATCCATTTAACGCAGGAATTATCGCCTCAACAAATTTAGATATAGCTAAGGCCACAGCGAACCAATACAATGGTACAATAGACACTGGTGGGCAATGGGTCAAACTAACCCTTGATTTGAGTGACACCGCTTACAACAGTACAGGTAGCGGCGATGTATTCTCTTTGAAAACAGGAAGTGGCTCAACCTATGAGCTCTTAATCGACAGTATTTATTTTCAATAA
- a CDS encoding carboxypeptidase-like regulatory domain-containing protein: MRELLLLLFLAHYSNLAHAQHRVELKGKVVDARFHRPLQEALVQVSTTDQYTLTDALGDFVLSIAAEDTYILEVSYPSYSTKRFTLSLLPQQLLDIGTVVLEEDSATVEQFGLIHLADNDLDDDDSATEGSASLLQATKDPFQQAVAYAWSPGFYRMRGLDNAYGKTLLNGLVMNKLKTGRPQWNNWGGLNDATRNQIFTIGVPPSPVAFGGILGTQQIATRASMLRKGKRIGFSGSNTSYRWRTFGTYASGLRKNNWAYAVSGSYRGAKEGYWPGSNYDATSFFVAVEKKLNVEHSLNLSALYAKNKRAKNSSNTQEQTDLKGLNYNAYWGWQQGEKRNARYKDLAEPLVMLTHYWDINEHSTLTTTLGYQWGYSANSRLDYQDNLNPDPTYYKNLPSYYLAQIDGAYWQLSPNEFEALSDDDPLKQATLAALQQAQGAQTAFIREGQLDWTSIYQKNQQFNGQSKIILFEDRQEDRTLAATTHFHSLLTDHLTLDAGISYRKLHTSNFKKAVDLLGGTSYMDIDSFQDIGLRDSDMHHPNRQIRLGDTYGYNYRILGEEAEAFTLFTFNYKRLNFYFAEQLHYTAYQREGLYKNPLFATTSFGKSEVVLFHNLGLKGGFTYYLSGKHIFSVNGAWYNQPPTVHNTFPIIQKSNNIIPNLKPETVLGVDASYNLRTAQFQAKLTGYIANISHSTQLTTYYTEGLGLGDTKGVLLSEILTDVSKRHIGFEFGAAYQFTPTLRITTAAGMGQFFYTHDPQLQLQTHQLAEPLDYGKAKLTNYHLANGPQTAFSLGIEYRAPSFWFISTSLNYLADAFVQVASLKRTQNFIMDPEKVGQTFADLTPEELHRILQQEKLPAFSLVALTGGKSWRLLNRTILGFFASVQNLLNTTYRTGGYEQARNATYAEELARSKGNHPMFGTKYWSSYGRSFFIQVYYNF, translated from the coding sequence ATGAGAGAACTATTACTTCTTTTATTTCTAGCCCATTACTCGAATTTGGCTCACGCACAACATCGAGTAGAACTCAAGGGAAAAGTAGTTGACGCACGGTTTCACCGGCCTTTACAAGAAGCCTTGGTGCAGGTTAGCACCACAGATCAGTACACCTTAACGGATGCCTTAGGTGACTTTGTACTATCTATTGCTGCCGAAGACACTTACATTCTCGAGGTTTCATATCCCTCTTATAGTACAAAGCGGTTTACTCTATCTCTTCTACCCCAGCAGCTTCTCGATATAGGTACTGTTGTGTTAGAAGAAGATTCCGCTACCGTAGAGCAATTTGGTTTAATCCACTTAGCGGACAACGACCTAGACGACGATGACTCAGCCACGGAGGGGTCTGCGAGTTTGCTTCAAGCGACTAAAGATCCCTTTCAGCAAGCTGTAGCCTATGCTTGGAGTCCGGGTTTTTATCGCATGCGCGGATTAGACAATGCGTATGGTAAAACACTGTTGAACGGTTTAGTCATGAACAAATTAAAGACAGGGCGTCCGCAATGGAACAATTGGGGAGGGTTGAATGACGCTACACGCAATCAAATTTTTACTATTGGAGTGCCACCTTCTCCTGTTGCTTTTGGCGGTATTTTGGGTACGCAACAGATTGCGACTCGAGCCTCGATGTTGCGCAAAGGAAAGCGCATCGGCTTCTCAGGATCCAACACCAGCTATCGTTGGCGCACCTTTGGGACCTATGCCTCAGGTTTGCGTAAAAATAACTGGGCGTATGCAGTTTCTGGCTCATATCGCGGAGCCAAAGAGGGATATTGGCCTGGGAGTAATTACGATGCTACTTCTTTTTTTGTGGCTGTAGAAAAAAAGCTCAATGTCGAACATAGTTTGAATTTATCTGCCCTATATGCCAAAAATAAACGCGCGAAAAACTCTTCCAATACACAAGAACAAACGGACTTAAAAGGCTTAAATTACAATGCTTATTGGGGATGGCAACAAGGAGAAAAGCGCAATGCTCGGTATAAAGACCTTGCAGAGCCCTTGGTGATGCTTACTCATTATTGGGATATCAATGAGCATAGTACGCTAACAACGACGCTCGGGTATCAATGGGGATACAGTGCCAACAGTCGATTGGACTATCAAGACAACCTCAATCCTGATCCAACGTACTATAAAAATTTACCGAGTTACTATCTCGCTCAAATTGATGGCGCATATTGGCAACTCTCCCCCAATGAATTTGAGGCACTATCGGATGATGATCCTCTTAAACAGGCAACATTAGCAGCTTTACAGCAAGCGCAGGGTGCACAAACAGCCTTTATCCGCGAAGGGCAACTAGATTGGACAAGTATCTACCAAAAAAATCAACAATTTAATGGACAGAGTAAAATCATCCTCTTTGAAGATAGACAAGAAGATCGAACGCTGGCTGCTACGACCCATTTTCACTCCTTATTGACGGATCATCTTACCCTGGATGCAGGTATTAGCTATCGAAAACTACATACTTCTAACTTTAAAAAGGCTGTCGATTTATTGGGAGGAACTTCCTACATGGATATTGATTCCTTCCAAGACATCGGATTGCGCGATAGCGATATGCATCATCCCAATCGGCAGATTCGCCTTGGGGATACGTATGGCTACAACTACCGCATTTTGGGAGAGGAAGCAGAGGCCTTTACCTTATTTACGTTCAATTACAAACGCTTGAACTTTTACTTTGCTGAGCAGCTACACTATACTGCTTATCAAAGGGAGGGACTGTATAAGAACCCCCTTTTTGCCACTACTTCCTTTGGAAAAAGTGAGGTTGTTCTGTTTCATAATTTGGGACTCAAAGGGGGATTTACCTACTATCTCTCTGGAAAGCACATTTTCAGTGTCAACGGTGCTTGGTACAATCAGCCCCCAACGGTACACAATACCTTCCCGATTATTCAAAAAAGCAACAACATCATTCCGAATTTAAAACCAGAAACTGTGTTGGGAGTTGATGCTAGTTACAACTTGAGAACCGCCCAATTTCAGGCGAAACTTACGGGGTATATCGCGAACATCAGTCACAGTACGCAACTAACAACGTACTATACAGAAGGTTTAGGCCTTGGCGATACAAAAGGGGTTTTGCTATCTGAAATTCTCACGGACGTAAGCAAGCGCCATATTGGTTTTGAATTTGGAGCTGCCTATCAATTCACCCCAACATTGCGCATAACAACGGCAGCGGGTATGGGTCAATTTTTTTATACGCATGATCCACAATTGCAACTACAAACGCATCAGCTTGCCGAGCCTTTGGATTATGGAAAAGCCAAACTGACGAACTATCACCTAGCCAATGGACCACAAACAGCCTTCTCTTTGGGTATAGAGTATCGAGCGCCTTCCTTTTGGTTTATCAGTACTTCGCTTAATTATCTCGCGGATGCCTTTGTACAAGTCGCTTCTTTAAAACGAACGCAAAATTTTATTATGGATCCTGAAAAAGTGGGACAAACCTTTGCTGATCTAACACCCGAAGAATTACATCGAATACTGCAGCAAGAGAAACTTCCTGCCTTTTCTTTGGTTGCTTTAACTGGAGGTAAATCATGGCGACTGTTGAATCGCACCATCCTCGGTTTCTTCGCTTCTGTCCAAAATCTCTTGAACACAACCTACCGAACGGGAGGATACGAACAAGCGAGAAATGCCACATACGCAGAAGAACTCGCTCGTTCCAAAGGAAATCATCCGATGTTTGGCACCAAATATTGGTCTAGCTATGGACGTAGCTTTTTTATTCAAGTTTACTATAACTTCTAA